The proteins below are encoded in one region of Bacillus vallismortis:
- a CDS encoding sigma 54-interacting transcriptional regulator: protein MKRIDKIYHQLMHHFHDVNLDHLLKVQGSSAKEIAEQLKMERSNVSFELNNLVRSKKVIKIKTFPVRYLPVEIAERLCNKKWDTEMMEVKGLEPFAENPKQNHQPIATNPLELMIGAKGSLKKAISQAQAAVFYPPNGLHMLLLGPTGSGKSLFANRIYQFAIYSDILKAGSPFITFNCADYYNNPQLLLSQLFGHKKGSFTGAGEDKAGLVEQANGGILFMDEIHRLPPEGQEMLFYFIDSGSYNRLGESEHKRTSNVLFICATTENPSSALLKTFLRRIPMTIHIPSLEERSLKERVDLTTFLLGKEAERIKKNLSVHIDVYNALIHSAKFGNVGQLKSNVQLVCAHGFLHNLDRHEVIELTVRDLPDEIKQEWMSSSKNMQRSKAISEYVNITTIISPIIEDETTKIDEDLSFNLYHLIEEKVKTLQKEGLSKKDINQYILTDVHLHVKSFFHHRAFQKDNLMTFVEDDVIQLTKQLKEIAEHELDCTFDRKFIYFLSMHIDAFLKRGKHIDVFNTQETDEIRDTHMQEYRVAMIFKDQIQEYFKVAIPEIEVIYLTMLIHSIKSLKENKRVGIIVAAHGNSTASSMVEVATELLGSTPIAAVDMPLSVSPSDMIECVAEKMKQVDEGEGVLMLVDMGSLAMMESKLEERTGIAVKTISNVTTSMVLDAVRKVNYLDLNLHAIYQSVTKDFIELWERQPAVSGKKKALVSICTTGSGTAKKLEDILTTIVNKASDTQIHILTVSSIKLANSIKEIEKKYDILATVGTKDPKINAPHVSLEVLIEGEGERLIQQVITKGSIPLSNGLNEANIIVRELCEDSLKKYLVFLNPHHMIEMLLEWLQTVQGELGVIFNNAVLIKVIMHTAFAFERVLKQNPIAFSEEDEINEKLKRMLTVTERTLAPYEQKLGLRISDDEKLFIAALFAEEVPVQLF, encoded by the coding sequence GTGAAAAGAATAGATAAAATATACCACCAGCTCATGCATCATTTTCATGATGTCAATTTAGATCATCTTTTAAAGGTACAGGGGAGTTCAGCAAAGGAAATTGCTGAGCAGCTGAAAATGGAGCGGTCCAATGTCAGTTTTGAGTTGAACAATCTCGTCCGATCTAAAAAGGTCATAAAAATTAAAACGTTTCCTGTGCGATACCTCCCAGTCGAAATAGCGGAAAGGTTATGTAACAAAAAATGGGATACAGAGATGATGGAAGTGAAAGGCCTTGAGCCGTTTGCTGAGAATCCAAAACAGAATCATCAACCTATCGCTACAAATCCTTTAGAGCTTATGATTGGGGCAAAAGGCAGTTTGAAGAAAGCAATCTCCCAGGCACAAGCAGCTGTCTTTTATCCGCCGAACGGCCTGCATATGCTCCTTTTAGGCCCGACTGGTTCCGGTAAATCCCTTTTTGCCAACCGGATTTACCAATTTGCCATTTACTCAGACATTCTGAAGGCCGGCTCCCCATTTATTACATTTAACTGTGCAGATTATTACAACAATCCTCAACTATTGCTATCTCAATTATTTGGACACAAAAAAGGTTCATTTACAGGTGCCGGTGAAGATAAGGCTGGTTTAGTCGAACAGGCTAATGGAGGCATTCTTTTTATGGATGAAATCCACCGTCTCCCTCCTGAGGGCCAGGAAATGCTGTTTTATTTTATTGACAGCGGTTCTTATAACCGGCTTGGAGAATCTGAACATAAACGAACATCAAACGTATTGTTTATTTGCGCCACTACAGAAAATCCGAGTTCTGCATTATTGAAAACATTTTTGCGTAGAATCCCTATGACCATTCATATTCCTTCGCTTGAAGAACGATCGCTTAAAGAAAGAGTGGATTTGACGACGTTTTTATTAGGGAAAGAAGCAGAGCGAATCAAGAAAAATCTAAGTGTGCACATTGATGTCTATAATGCGCTGATTCATTCTGCTAAATTTGGCAATGTGGGACAGCTGAAATCAAATGTCCAGTTAGTTTGTGCACACGGCTTTTTGCACAATCTTGACAGACATGAGGTTATTGAGCTGACTGTTCGGGATCTGCCGGATGAAATCAAGCAAGAATGGATGTCCAGCAGTAAAAACATGCAAAGAAGCAAAGCCATTTCTGAATATGTCAATATTACAACGATTATATCTCCGATTATAGAAGATGAAACGACAAAAATTGACGAAGACCTCTCATTTAACTTGTATCATTTGATCGAGGAAAAAGTAAAAACCCTCCAAAAAGAAGGATTATCCAAAAAGGATATTAATCAGTACATCTTGACTGATGTCCATTTGCATGTGAAAAGTTTTTTTCATCACCGGGCGTTTCAAAAGGACAACTTGATGACATTCGTAGAAGATGACGTGATTCAATTGACAAAACAGTTAAAAGAAATAGCTGAACATGAGCTGGATTGCACATTTGACCGTAAATTTATTTATTTCTTGAGTATGCATATTGACGCATTTTTAAAGCGCGGAAAACACATAGATGTTTTCAATACACAGGAGACGGATGAAATCCGTGACACTCATATGCAAGAGTATCGGGTGGCGATGATTTTTAAAGATCAAATTCAGGAATATTTTAAAGTGGCCATCCCCGAAATAGAAGTCATCTACTTAACAATGCTGATTCATTCCATCAAATCATTAAAAGAGAACAAAAGGGTCGGGATTATCGTGGCTGCACATGGAAATAGCACGGCGAGCTCAATGGTTGAAGTCGCGACAGAGCTGTTAGGGAGCACCCCAATTGCAGCAGTTGACATGCCGCTTTCGGTTTCGCCTTCGGACATGATTGAATGTGTAGCGGAAAAAATGAAACAGGTTGACGAAGGTGAAGGTGTTTTAATGCTCGTGGATATGGGGTCACTTGCGATGATGGAAAGCAAGCTGGAGGAAAGGACAGGCATTGCCGTCAAAACCATCAGCAATGTGACGACCTCAATGGTGCTGGATGCTGTCAGAAAGGTGAATTATTTGGATTTGAATTTGCATGCGATCTATCAATCGGTCACGAAAGATTTTATTGAGTTATGGGAGCGGCAGCCAGCGGTATCCGGCAAAAAGAAAGCATTGGTTTCCATCTGCACGACAGGCAGCGGGACGGCCAAAAAGCTGGAAGACATCCTGACTACGATCGTGAACAAGGCCTCTGATACCCAGATTCACATATTGACCGTCTCATCCATTAAACTGGCAAACAGCATAAAAGAAATCGAAAAAAAGTATGACATCCTTGCGACAGTTGGAACGAAAGACCCTAAAATCAATGCGCCCCATGTATCATTAGAAGTGTTAATTGAAGGGGAGGGGGAAAGGCTGATTCAACAGGTGATTACAAAGGGCAGCATTCCGTTGAGCAATGGGTTAAACGAAGCTAATATCATTGTCAGGGAGCTTTGCGAGGATAGCTTGAAAAAATATCTTGTCTTCTTGAACCCCCACCATATGATCGAGATGTTATTAGAGTGGCTGCAAACTGTTCAAGGTGAGTTGGGAGTTATTTTCAATAATGCTGTTTTGATCAAAGTCATCATGCATACGGCTTTCGCTTTTGAAAGGGTGTTAAAGCAGAATCCGATCGCATTCTCAGAGGAAGATGAAATAAATGAAAAGCTAAAAAGAATGTTAACCGTGACAGAACGGACATTAGCCCCATATGAACAAAAGCTTGGACTTCGCATAAGTGATGATGAAAAATTATTTATAGCCGCGCTATTCGCTGAAGAAGTGCCTGTCCAGCTGTTTTAA